A stretch of the Sphingosinithalassobacter tenebrarum genome encodes the following:
- the purL gene encoding phosphoribosylformylglycinamidine synthase subunit PurL, producing MTDITPEIVAEHGLSPEEYERVLAALGRAPNLTELGIFSVMWSEHCSYKSSRIHLKKLPTEAPWVICGPGENAGVIDIGDGDAAIFKMESHNHPSYIEPYQGAATGVGGILRDVFTMGARPIANMNALRFGRPDHPKMRHLISGVVHGIGGYGNCVGVPTVGGETNFHPAYDGNILVNAMTVGVAKTDKIFYSAAAGIGNPVVYVGSKTGRDGIHGATMASADFGEDSEEKRPTVQVGDPFTEKLLIEACLELMASDAIVAIQDMGAAGLTSSSVEMASKGGVGIELVMDDVPQRETGMTPYEMMLSESQERMLMVLKPGREAEAEAIFRKWELDFAVIGTVTDNERMVLKWQGETVADIPLGPLADDAPLYDRPSVPTEPPAEIENPPESLHIVMDLVNLLGSPDLASRRWIWEQYDHMVGADTVQRPGGDAAVVRVHGTQKGLAITTDCTPRYCFADPVEGGKQAIAEAWRNLTAVGARPLAVTNCLNFANPQRPEIMGQFVGCLEGMGEACLALDFPIVSGNVSLYNESKATGGGSAILPTPAIGGVGLLADWSKSVTIGFKGFGDAVLVVGERMGHLGQSLWLREIHKREGRDAGPPPPVDLKAEKRTGDFIRAAMDKEQVTACHDVSDGGVAVALAEMALASGIGVHVNEPQPFGIAGSFFGEDQGLYIVTVNDGALADFMAAADLADVPVDLLGRTIKNRMIFELEEGDWVVRLEDLRSAHEGFFPKLMQDEITA from the coding sequence ATGACCGACATCACGCCCGAGATCGTGGCCGAACACGGCCTTTCGCCCGAGGAATATGAGCGCGTGCTCGCCGCGCTTGGCCGCGCGCCCAACCTGACCGAGCTCGGCATCTTCTCGGTAATGTGGTCCGAGCATTGCAGCTACAAGTCGAGCCGCATTCATCTCAAGAAACTGCCGACCGAGGCGCCCTGGGTGATTTGCGGCCCGGGTGAGAATGCCGGCGTGATCGATATCGGCGACGGCGACGCAGCGATCTTCAAGATGGAGAGCCACAACCACCCGAGCTATATCGAACCCTATCAAGGCGCGGCGACGGGCGTGGGCGGCATTTTGCGCGACGTCTTCACGATGGGCGCGCGACCGATCGCGAACATGAACGCGCTGCGTTTCGGGCGTCCCGATCACCCCAAGATGCGCCACCTCATCTCCGGCGTGGTTCACGGCATCGGCGGCTACGGCAATTGCGTCGGCGTGCCGACCGTCGGCGGCGAGACAAATTTCCATCCCGCCTATGACGGCAACATCCTGGTCAATGCGATGACCGTCGGCGTCGCCAAGACCGACAAGATCTTCTATTCGGCGGCAGCGGGCATCGGCAACCCGGTGGTCTATGTCGGATCGAAAACCGGACGCGACGGCATTCACGGCGCGACGATGGCCTCGGCCGATTTCGGCGAGGACAGCGAAGAAAAGCGCCCGACCGTGCAGGTCGGCGATCCCTTCACCGAAAAACTGCTGATCGAGGCGTGCCTCGAACTGATGGCGTCGGATGCGATCGTCGCCATTCAGGATATGGGCGCGGCGGGCCTCACTTCGTCTTCGGTCGAAATGGCGTCGAAGGGCGGCGTCGGCATCGAACTGGTGATGGACGACGTTCCCCAGCGCGAAACCGGCATGACGCCCTATGAAATGATGCTGAGCGAATCGCAGGAGCGGATGCTGATGGTCTTGAAGCCCGGCCGCGAGGCCGAGGCCGAGGCGATCTTCCGCAAATGGGAGCTGGATTTTGCCGTCATCGGCACCGTCACCGACAACGAACGCATGGTGCTGAAGTGGCAGGGCGAGACCGTCGCCGATATCCCGCTCGGCCCCCTGGCCGACGATGCGCCGCTCTACGATCGCCCCTCGGTGCCCACCGAGCCGCCGGCGGAGATCGAGAACCCGCCCGAGAGCCTGCACATCGTCATGGATCTGGTGAACCTGCTCGGTTCGCCCGATCTCGCCAGCCGCCGCTGGATCTGGGAACAATATGACCACATGGTCGGCGCAGACACGGTGCAGCGCCCCGGCGGCGACGCCGCGGTCGTCCGCGTCCACGGCACGCAAAAGGGGCTGGCGATCACCACCGATTGCACGCCGCGCTATTGCTTCGCCGATCCGGTCGAGGGCGGCAAACAGGCGATCGCCGAGGCATGGCGCAATCTGACCGCGGTGGGCGCCAGGCCGCTAGCCGTCACCAATTGCCTCAACTTCGCCAACCCGCAGCGGCCCGAGATCATGGGCCAGTTCGTCGGCTGCCTGGAGGGCATGGGCGAAGCCTGCCTCGCGCTCGATTTCCCGATCGTGTCGGGCAATGTCAGCCTCTACAACGAATCGAAGGCGACCGGCGGCGGTTCGGCGATTCTTCCCACTCCCGCGATTGGCGGAGTCGGCCTGCTTGCCGACTGGTCGAAATCGGTGACGATCGGGTTCAAGGGTTTTGGCGACGCGGTGCTGGTCGTCGGCGAGCGGATGGGCCATCTCGGCCAGTCGCTCTGGCTGCGCGAGATTCACAAGCGCGAAGGCCGCGACGCGGGCCCGCCCCCGCCCGTCGACCTCAAGGCCGAAAAGCGCACCGGCGACTTCATCCGCGCGGCGATGGACAAGGAACAGGTCACGGCCTGTCACGACGTGTCCGACGGCGGCGTCGCCGTCGCGCTCGCCGAAATGGCGCTTGCCTCGGGCATCGGCGTGCATGTCAACGAACCCCAGCCCTTCGGCATTGCCGGCTCCTTCTTCGGCGAGGATCAGGGCCTCTATATCGTCACGGTGAACGACGGCGCGCTGGCGGACTTCATGGCGGCGGCGGATCTGGCCGACGTGCCTGTCGACCTGCTCGGCCGCACGATCAAGAACCGCATGATCTTCGAACTGGAAGAAGGCGACTGGGTGGTCCGGCTCGAGGATTTGCGCAGCGC